In Candidatus Glassbacteria bacterium, the sequence CGCGGCGGCGGGCGCGGTCTCGGCGGACGCGGTGATAATCCCCGCCAGCGCCCTGGGCAAGGACCTCGTTCCCCGCGTATCGGCCAGGCTGGACGCCCCGGCTGCGTCGGACTGTATCGACGCCTCCTGTGAAGGCGGCAAGCTGACCGCCACCCGCCCGGCCTGCGGCGGCAAGGTTCAGGTAACTGTCAGTTTCGCCGCAGCGCCGGCGATCCTCTGCATCCGCACCAACGTGTTCGAGACCCTGCCCGCCGAGAACTCCCGCTCCGCGGCGGTGGAGAAGCTGGCTGTCGAGCTGGGCGAGGCCGAGCTCAGGCTGAAGATCACCGGCGTCGAGCACACCTCCGGCGAACGTCCCGATGTATCCGAGGCCGACGTGGTTATCTCCGGCGGCCGCGGGATGCAGGAAGGCGAGAATTTCAAGCTGCTCGAGCAGTTGGCCGCCTCCCTGGGCGCCGGAATCGGCGCGAGCCGAGCCGCGGTGGATGCCGGCTGGCGGACCCACGGCGACCAGGTGGGCCAGACCGGCAAGTTTGTCAGTCCCTCGCTGTACGTGGCCTGCGGGATCAGCGGCGCGGTGCAGCACCTGGCCGGGATGCTGGGCGCCAAAGTGATCGTGGCGATCAACAAGGACGCCGATGCGCCGATATTCAAGGTGGCCAACTACGGGATCGTAGGCGACGTGTTCGAGGTGCTGCCCGCGCTGAACGAGGAACTGAGCAAGCAATCCTGAGCCGGCGTTGTGTCCTTGCGAATAATGTACAGGGTAAAGCGTATTTAAATCCTCCTCGATCCCCTTTTTCAAAGGGAGAAAACAACCCCCGCCCGCTTCCAGCGGGCACCCCCTTTATTAAGGGGGACTTGCTTCCCCCCCTTTACCAAAGGGGGGCCAGGGGGGGGATTTAGTACTGGCTGATCAGGCCATTATCTGACCATCAATTTTGGATATTTACTTCCGGGACATCCGGCCAGATAAAATTCACAAGCAACCGAAGCACCAGCGATATCAGGCAGGAGGTAAATTTGTCCGAGGAAAAATTCGACTGTATTGTCGTCGGGGCCGGTCCCTCGGGGATAGCCGCCGCGATCACGATGGCCCGCGCCGGGCTGGAAGTGGTCGTGCTCGAACGCGGCGAGTTTCCGGGGAGCAAGAACCTGTTCGGCGGCATCCTGTTCACCACCGTACTCAACAAGCTGGTTCCGGAGTTCTGGAAAGAGGCCCCGGTGGAGCGCCATGTCACCAGCCGCCGGTTCAGCTTCCTCAACGCCGAGAGCGAACTGGCGCTCGACTTCTCCAGCCAGCGGTTCGAACAGCCGCCGTTCAACAACAGCTTCGTGGTCTTGCGCAGCAAGTTCGACCGCTGGTTCTCCGAGCAGGCCGAGGCCGCCGGGGCGGAGATTTACCCCGAGGTGGTTGTCGACGATTTCGTGCGGGATGAGAACGGCCAGGTCAAGGGGATCCTGGCCAGGGGCGAGGGCGGAGAGCACGACGAGCTGCTGGCCGACTGCGTGATAGTCGCCGAGGGCGCCAACAGCATGCTGGCCGAAAAAAGCGGTCTGCGCAAGCAGATGACCGCGGCCAACCGCGTGGTGGCGGTCAAGGAAATAATCGAGCTGGGCCGCGAGGTGGTGGCCGACCGCTTCCACCTGGAGGACGACCAGGGCACGGCCTACGAGTTTTTCGGCGACGCGGTGCTGGGCATGATCGGCAGCGGCTTTATCTACACCAACAAGGACAGTATATCCGTGGGCGTGGGCTGCACGATCGAGGACGTCATCAGCCAGAAAATCTCGCCCAACGACCTGCTGGAGAGGTTCAAGGCCCACCCGCGGGTGCGTGCGCTGGTGCGCGGCGGCGAGGTGCTGGAGTACAGCACCCACATGATCACCGAGGACACCTACGACGAGCTGCCGGAGATGGTTGGCGACGGGCTGATCCTGGTGGGCGATTCGGCCGGGCTGGTCAACGCCAGTATCTACCACGAGGTAACCAACCTGGCGATGGCCAGCGGGGTGTTCGCCGGCGAGACCGTGATCGCGGCCAGAGAGAAAGGCGATTTCGGCAAGGCCACCCTGCAAGCCTACCGCAACAAACTCGAGGACTCGTTCGTTTTGAAAGACATGTATCATTTCAGGCACGTGGTGCATTTCCTCAAGCACCACAAGCAGTTCCTCAACGAGTACCCCGACATCTTTATCGAGCTGATGATGGACTATTTTACGGTCAGCGAGACGCCCAAGACTCAGGTGCGCAAGGACGTGATCAAAAAATTCCGTCAGCGGATCAAGATGATCCCGTTCCTGCGGGATCTGTGGGCCGCAAGGAAGGCGATGGTATGAGCGAAGAGACCAAACGCAGCATGCTCGACCCCACCCCCGTGCTGTCGCTGGACGACAAGCTGGGGCTGGTCAAGCGCAAGATCGACAAGGACAGCCATATCGAGGTGGACCAGGAGGGGTTCCACAAGTGCCCCAACCGGCCGATTATTTTTCTCTGCCCGGCCGGAGTGTATGAAGAGCATCCGGAAACAGGCGACTGCATTGTCAACTACGAGAACTGCCTGGAGTGCGGCGCCTGCCAGGTGGCCTGCCGGCCCTACGTAAAATGGGACAACCCCCAGGGCGGGTTCGGAGTTACGTTCCAGTACGGTTGAGCTTGATTGTTTTAAAGGCAGTTGAGAAAACATTCGACGGCTCTCAGCCGGGAGCAAAAATGAAAACGACAGTCGTTATATCGTGCCTAGCGGCAATTCTATTGCTGGCCGGGATTGCCATCACCCGGGGCAACGACAGCGAGGGGCGGACCGCCCTGGCCGGTACGCTGGGTCTCGCCGCCCGCTACCCTGGCGATGTCGGGATCGAGGACGATTCATCGGTTGTGTTCACGGAAAATTTCGAGTCGATTTCGGTTAGTGACCTTAGCCAGCGCTGGACCGAAGTTAGCAACAGTAATAATTCGGTTCTTTACATAGTCAGGGACACGACCGCTCCGAGTGCAGGTAAGTACTGCCTGAGGATGACAGGAACCAAAGGCCAGAACGAGGGCGGGCACCTCTGGAAACTGCTCGATGAGGGCTACGAGCAGCTCTACGCCCGGTTCTACGTCAAGTTTGCCCCGGACGCGCCCTACGTGCACCATTTTGTCGCCCTGGGCGGCAAGTTCAACTCTCCTCCATGGCCAGCGCCGGGAGCCGGCTCCCGGCCCGATGGCATATCAAGTTTTTTGACCTTCATAGACCTGATCGGCCGTGATGTGACCGACCCTCCGGGGGCATGGTCGTTCTATTCCTATTGGTGCGAGATGCACAGTTGGCAGACTCCGGAGGGGGTTCCCGACGGACAGCGGCCCAGCCCGTACTACGGCAACCTGTTCGGCCCGGTGGAGCCGCTGCAGGCCAAGCGCGACGAGTGGCAGTGCGTGGAGATCATGATCAAGCTCAACGACCCGGAGCAGCGCGACGGCGAGCAGACGTTCTGGATCGATGGAAAGCTTATCGAGCGCTACGGCCCCGGCACAATAGAAGGGACCTGGTTCACGGACAGGTTCAGGCGCAGCGGAATTTACAATACCGATCCCCAGCCGTTCGAGGGTTATCGCTGGCGCACGGACGGCAAGGTCAAGATAAACAACTTCTGGCTGGAGTACTATCTGGCTTCCGTTTTCGGGAACGACTACAACCCCAACGATCCGGACATCCCCTACAATGACAATATCGCGCGGGTCTATTTCGACAACGTGGTGCTGGCCACCGAGTATATCGGGCCGATCGCGACCGGGCAGCAGCCCGGGGGTGACTACGACGGCGATGGGCAGGCGGGGATTCTTGACGTGATCCGGCTGATCCGCCTCTGCATGGAGGAATATCCCGATATCAGCGCGGACTACAACCGCGACGGGGTCTGTAACGTGGCCGATGTGCTCGCGCTGCTGATGGACATCATGAAAGGCTAAGTGCCGAGCTTAGCTTCAGGCATTCAGAGACAACTTTTATATGACAGGCCTGCCATGCGGAAAGCCGTGAGGCAGGTTTTTTTATGGGAGTCACTCCCCATGGGCGCACCCGCGTGTGCGCCCGCCAACACACACCCCGCCCCGGCAAGCCGGGACACCTCGCTTGATAGAGGGGATTTTTTGGCGCAGGGGCGACGCATGCGCCACCTCTTAGATAAAATCCAAATCAATGCCGCCGCTTAAATATCGCGCCGCCGCGCAGGCTGACCCGGTGCTTGCGGAGGCGCTCCTCGCGGTTCATCTCGGAAACGTCCTTCTCCCGCCGCTTGCGTCCGCCCACGCTGAAATTGGCCGCGCGGCTGCTCCTGCGGTTGGAACTCAGCGCCTTGTAGACAAATATATAGAACACCACCGCGACAGCGATCAGCACCAGTTTCATGATCGTGAATCCCATCGCTTGCCTCCCGGTCCTGTATTTCAACTTCAGCTTTGATTTACTACCTTACCCGCCGCTCTCGTCCTCGAACCGCATGTCGCTCAACCGGCTGCCGTGCTGCTCACACCACTGTTGAAACACGACCATGTAGCTGACCTTTATCCCCTCGGCGGTATCCAGCCCCAGCGCGGCGGCCACTTCTTCCATCGCCTCCGGCCCGGCTTCCAGCTCCAGAAACCTGCCGATATGCGGCAGACGGTCCAGCTCGGCCACCGCGCCATCGGGACGGGTGAAATGCTCCCGGTATTTCTCGTAGACCCACTCGCTGGTGAAACCCATCCTGTGCAGGATATGGCGCATGGTCTCCAGGTCCGACAGCTCCAGCTCGCTTTCCCGCTTGGCCTTGTAGCGTCCGGCAAGCTCCATGTCCTCGTGGGGCTCTTTCCAGGTGAGCTTGACCTTGCGGTCCCGCCGCAAGCGCAGGAGACAGTGTCTGCCGCGCAGCTCACCGCCGGGCGTATCGAACACGATGTTGGCTTCGAACACCTCGCCCGCGGAGGTAAATCCGAGGCGTACCAGCCCGGCGCGGACCTCGTCCGCCGAATCCAGGGGGAATTTCAGCTCAATTTCGCTGGTCGCGGGCATTTCAGCGTTTCCACCATTAAAATGATATCAGGCTCCACACCTAAATCTTAGCCGCCGCGATTACACCTGTCAACCCGGTCCGTAGATTCCTAACCGTATAATATTCAAACACAAACGTGGAATAACCGGTTTTTTTTCTTGCCTTATCGCTTTGCGTCGTTATTATTGACCCGTGTCATTAATAAACCGAGACGGACTGAGTGGAGACGATGATCTATTTCAGCGGCATATCGGTCAAGCACCTGGAGCGCTGGGAGTTCCCCGACGACCGCCCGCGCTTCTCGACCCCCGAGGACTGCTACCGGATCTTCCTGGGCATGCACCTGAGCATGATCCGCACCGCGGCGGAACAGGGCGACTACGATCCCAACTACCTGCGCTATCTGGCCTGCGTTCAGCATTGCGAAAGCAGGCTGCGGCTGTCGTTCACCGAGTTCCGCAACGTGGTGGGCAACCTGGTTAAGATGTACCAGCAGTTTTTCCGCGACCCCACCGGAGGCAGAAGCGGCAGGCTGATGGACAATATCGGCAAGTTCGAGCGGCTGATCTACCTCTACGCCAACAAGCTGCCCTCCAAATCGGCGGCCGCCTACAACTGAGCCGGGCCGCAGTTTCTTCGATCCCCATCCTTACCGACCGCAACCGTTGATCTGCTACCGGCCGGTCCGCGTTATCACAACAGCACCAGCGAAACCAGCAGTGTCAGCACCGCGCCTGTGAACCCCATCAGGCCCGTGGCTGTCGTATATGTACGGTAGGCTGTCGGCACCGGGATTCCGGCCATCTGCGAAACCACCCAGAAATAGCTGTCGTTGGCGTGGCTGACCGTCATCGAGCCGCAGCCGATTGCCACCACCGCCAGCGCGGGTCCCCACTCTCCGGCGCCCAGCCCCAGCGTATCGAGCAGCGGGGCGACTATCGCCGCCGAGGTGATCATCGCCACCGTACTGCTGCCCTGGGCGCTCTTGAGCGCCGCCGAGAGGACGAACGGCACCAGTACGCCAGCCTGCTGCCAGCCTCCAAGCACCTCCTGGATGTACCCGCCGAGACTGCTGAGGCGGATCACGTTGCCGAACGCGCCGCCGGCGGCCGTGACCGCCAGCACGATCGCGCAGGATTTGATCCCGGCTGCAATCCACGAGCCGCGCTCGCCTTGTCCGCCCGGCAGGGCAAATGCCAGGGTCAGGCCGGCTCCCAGGGCGAACACCGGATGGCCGATCCCCTTGATCAGCGCCGCGGCCGCGCTTTCGCCCTGCCCGAACAGCGAACCGAGCGTAATCAGCATCAGCGGAACCGCGATCGGCATTACCGAGCGGCCGATCCCCGGCATTTTTGCCGGCTCCATCTCCTGCGGCTGCGCCTGGTCAAGCTGCTCATCGGGCAGCAACTCCCCTGAAAACCGTCCCGCCCACAGGTTGCCCACAATCGCCAGTACCAGCGCAATCGGCAGCCCGAGCACGATCACCCGTCCGATATCCGCGCCCACGGTCACCGCCGCGGCGATCGGGCCGGGCGTGGGCGGCACCAGGCAGTGGGCCGCGTAGAGACCGGTGGCCAGCGCTACAGCCAGGGTCAGCCTCCCGGCCGCCGCCTTGCGCGCCAGGGCTTTGACCAGGGGCACGAGCACGATAAAGCCGGAGTCGCAGAAAACCGGGATGCTGACCACGAAGCCGGTCAGGCTCATCGCCAGCGGAGTGCGTTTTTTCCCCACCAGCCTCAGCATCGCCGAGGCAATCGACCCGCTGGCGCCCGTTCGCTCCAGAAACGCGCCGATCACCGCCCCGAAAATGATCACCAGACCCACTCCTCCCAGCGTGCCGCCGAACCCCTTGTTGATCGCGCCCAGGGTCTCCCCGATCCCCATCCCGGCGCTGATCCCGAACACGAACGCGCAGGCGATCAGCAGCAGGAAAGCATCGGCCCTCCAGCGGCCGGTGGCGAGCATGATGATCACAACCAGCAGGACGAGCACGAGCAGGAGTCCGGGTCCACTCATCTTGGCGATTCTCCGCGTGAAATGGGTGCGCATTGAGTGCGAGGCATGGGCCAATATAGCCGCCGCAGCGAATGTGTGTCAATCGCGCGATCCATCCAATTCTAACTTGAATGCGCAGCCAGTATAAAATACATTATGAGATACTTATCAAGGAGTGGAGCGATGGCGGAACATTGCTGCCCCTGGTGGATGAACTACCTGATCGGCAGCCCGTTGCGCAGAATGATGCAGCCGCCGAAAAAACTATTCGGCGATTTTGTGAAACCGGGCATGACCGTACTCGATGCTGGCTGCGGGATGGGTGTGTTTACCCTTGCCCTTGCCGGAATGGCCGGACAGGAGGGACTGGTCGTGGCTGTCGACCTCGAAGAGAAAAACCTGGCTGTGCTCACTCGCAAGGCGCTCCGCATGGGGCTGGAACAGAGAATAGAGACTGTCTCCTGCGACATGGGCGAACTGCCGCTGGATTACAATTTCGATTTCGTATTGGCTGCCAATTCGGTTCACGAGGTGCCGGATATTCAGCGGTTTTTCCGGCGTGTGCATGGGCTGATGAATCCCGGCGGGAAATTGTTACTGCTGGAGCCGTCGTTCCACCTCAGCCACGAAGAATTTCAGCGAGAATTGGAACTGGCCGGCGAGACAGGCCTGGATGTGGTCAAACACACTGAAAACAGGTTCGAACGTAAGGCATTGCTCACAAAAAAGAAGTGATTGAGCTTTATCTGCGCTCCGGCGGGAATCCTCGCAGGCGGGAATATTCTTCGAGGCCGTCGGGGTTTAAAACCCGCGCCAGCTCGGTCATCTTCGCGGCCATGGGTGAATTGTGCTTCACCTTGTCCGATCCCACCACGTGCGGATAAACCACCCGCGTCAGGTAGTCGAACGACCCCAGATGAAACCTGTCGATGATGTTGGCAATCCAGCGTCGAAAGACTTCCCCGATACTAGAAGCTGTTTCATAACTGGGTATTATTTTAACTTTCGCCCGTTGGCGGGTAACCCTTAAAAACACAACCCCCTGTTTCCCCCTTTTCTAAGGGGGACTAAAACCGTATAACCCCAGCCAACATACGAAAAAACCTGAAACCGGACAATTTCCCCTTACCAAAGGGGGTGCCTGCGAAGCAGGCGTGGGTTGTCCCGTTTTAAGGTTATGAAACAGCTTCTAAATTGAAATACTGTTCGGCCTGGGGCGAAACGTATTGCCCCACGCAGATCGAATCTCCGAAAAAAACCACTTTCATCCCGATTCTCCGATTTAATCGTCTTCAGCCCGGCAGCACCGCCGCAACGGATGAAAATATATTAACCCGCCCGCAACGGCTGTCAATGCTGAAAATATTCAGGCGATAAAAATATAGTCCCGCCCCTCCACAAACCCCAGCGGGTCGAGCTGTGCGCGCACGCTTCCCCGGGCGCCTTTCTGGCCCACGGCGCCAAGTATCAGTCCGGCGCGTTCCCTGTTTCCGGCCAGTCGGGCCGTATCCACAACCGGCACCCCGTGGATCGTCTTGCCTATCTTACGTGGGTTAACCTCTACCAGGCAGCGGATTTCCACTCCGGTTTTTTGCAAAAGCTTGAGCCAGCTTTTGCCCACCGGACCCGCTCCGCAGATCGAGACCGGACGGCGGCCGCTTTCCAGGCGAAGCTTAAGCAGGTAGTGGAATTTGAGCCGCTGGAAAGATTCCGCGCTGTAGCGGTCCTGGACGCGCGAGGCACGGGTTACGCTGTTCCGCCAGTAGTGGAGCACCTCCGGAACGGCGGAGATATCCCAGCGGCTGGCGGCGAACCGGAACAGGAGGTCGTAGTCCTCAGGCATACCGTCGAAATCGCGGTAGCCGCCGATCTCGCGAAAAGCACAGGCGCGCATCATCAGCGAGGGATTAGCCAGCGGACATTCCACGAACAGTTCCCGCAGGATGTTTTGCCGCGTTTGCTTGTCGTCTTCCACAACCAGTGAGTTCAGCCAGTTCTCGTAGAACAGCAGGCCCGGCTGAATCTCACGCCTGGGAAAATAGCGCACGCGGCAGCCCACCACACCCAGCAAAGGATCGTTTTCCAGCATAGCCACTTGCAACGCCGTACGGTCCGGGTGGGCAATATCGTCGGCGTCCAGCCTGGCGATATATTTCCCCCGGCACAGCTCCTGCCCGATCACGGCCGCCGCCACCTGCCCGCGATGAGGTTCCGCAACACAGCGCACCCGGCTGTCGCCGGCGGCCAGGGAGGTTACCAGCTCGCGGGTCCCGTCCGTGCTGCCGTCATCCACAACCACCACCTCCAGCGACGGGCAATTCCTCTGGGCCAGCAGGGAACGGACCGCGCGATCGATCGTACCGGCGGCGTTACAGGCGGGCATCAGGTAGCTGACCTCGGGTTCCATCGGCTGTGTCCGTGAATATGGAACGGGCGCTCCCGGACAAGTGGAAGCGCCCTGAACTTCGAGGTTAAACGGGAAAAGTCACTCGGCCCGACGAGCCAGTTCCAGCGCGCTGGTCGTGACCCAGTATTTTGTGTAGAGGTTGGCGTATTCCCAGTCGGGCAGCGCCTGTTTCCCATCGAGATAGGCCAGGAAATCCTGGGTGACCTTGTCGAACTGGGACTCATGCTGAACCAGAACATCCTCCGGCACAACTAGATGCCAGCGGCCATCACCCTCCGCAACAGCCTTAATGCCCGGGTAATGAGTGGCGGACAGCCTGCCCATCAGCGCTTCGAGCGCATCGCCCACGGCGGTTCTGTCAGCTCCGGGCACCGCCTGGACATACAGTTCCGGATGATAATTCTGTTCCTTGCCCTGCAGGAACAGCACGTGGGCCCTGGTGCCTTTGACCACCGAGTAATGGGTGTCGCCGGTGCCCTCGGGGGCCTGGTAGTTCCAGACAACCTGGACCGCGCAGTTGACTCCCTTGACAGCGAAATTCATCCGGCCGTTGCAGTAATACTCCAGTTCGCCCCTGCCGTTGAGTTCGAACTGGGCGGGGAACTGCTCCTTGCCGGTTATTTGGGCGAACTGGGCCGCGTTGAGCACGGTGGTCCAGTGGCTGGCGGAACTCATCTCGATATCCCGCTCGACGTCGATAGCCTGGCCCGGATAAAGCACCCAGAATATCATGTCCACCAGGTGGGTGGTCACGTCCACCAGGCCCTCGCCCTGCACGGAGGTGTCGAAGAACCACCAGGGGCGCTTGTTGGGCCGTCCGGCCACCAGCTTGTAGAGGTGATGCACGCTCTCCTTGACCACCGCCGGATTGTCGGGCGTACCCTCGGTCAGCTTGCCGAACACCGCCTCGTCTTGGATAATCTCGCCCTGGATGTGGGTGCTGATATCGTGACGGCCGGTCATGATGTCGTAGGCGATTGTGCCCTTGGCCCTGGCCGCGGCGATCACCTGTTCCAGCACGGGCAGCCTGGCTTTCTCGATCACCCACGGCTTGTCGGCCAGGACGTTGATTCCGCCCTCGATACAACTCAGGATCCGGTCGATTTTGGGCTGGTTGCGCCCCGAAAGGATCGCGATATCACCGAACCTCTCCTCGAGCATCGCTTCCTGATAGTCAGGCCCCAGGAAGATCTGGTAGCGCCACGATGCCGGGTCCCGCTCGCGGGAGTTGAACGGCTCGACCCGGCCCATGTGATCGACAAAATCCTCGCCGACCGGGGCGTAGATTCCAACCAGGTCGGAGACGCCCTCGTAACCCGACGGCTTGAATACCAGCGCCGCATGGAAATGCCCGGGGTCGAGCACGACGAAATGGTGCTCGCTGTCGCCGGACTTGGCGGAGGATCCACCCTGCTGCTGAGCCTGCTGCGGCCGTGAACACGCGGCGGCGATTACGATCACCAGGGCCAGCAGTGTCAGCACTCTGAATCCGGCAATAAGAATCGTCATCGTTACACTCCCGGGAAAAATGAGGTGCAGGATCAGGAAATTTTCCAGATTTATGATAGCGGGAATTTCGAGCGATCTCAAAATAAGTCGGGCTGGAACCGATATCAAGGACGGCAACGCGGCCCGTTGAATCTTGACACCTCCCGGCGGCACTAGTAAAGTTGATCCAGACATCCGGCACGATCCGCCGGTTCCCCGATATTCAGCCGGCCAGGCCCCTATCCCTCTCAGCTTCCCCGGAGGCAGGCAAAATGAGCCCAGCAGATTCGATCAACCGCCGAAAGTTCATCCGCAACAGCGCAGTTTCGATCTCCGCCCCGGCAGTGCTGGGTCTTGCAGGCACTCTGGGAGCCGCCTCCGGCGATGAGGTCCGCGCCGGGTTTATCGGCACCGGCAACAGGGGCCGGACCCTGCTAAACCACGCGCTGAAATCGCCGGGTGTCAAGATCGCCGCGCTCTGCGATATCGACCCCGCTGCGCTCGCCCAGGCGGCGGAGACAGCCTCCGCCCACAAGCCGAAAACCTACAGCTACTACAAAAACCTGCTGGAGCAGAAAGACCTCGACGCGGTGTTCGTGGCCACTCCGCCTTACCTGCACAAGCACATGATTGTCGATGTGATGGACAGCGGGCACAGCTGCTACGCCGAGAAGCCGCTGGCGCTGACAGTCGAGGAGATCGAGGCGGTGGTTGAGGCGGCGAACCGGGCGAAAGGCGTACTGCAGGTGGGCCAGCAGCTACGCTACCACCGGGGGTTCCACAAGCTTATGCCCAGGATCCACGGCGGGCTGCTGGGCAAGATCGGCTTCCTGCGCGGCCAGCGCTACGCCGACTGGGACGGGCCGGGGAGCCGGGGGGCGATGAAATGGCTGTGGTCTATCGAGCAGAGCGGCGACCAGATCGTGGAGCAGTCGGTCCACGAACTCGACCTGATCAACTGGGTCATGAACGACCATCCGCTGCGCGCCGCCGGGCTGGGCGGGCAGAATATCATCCACGAGCCGGCCGGGGCCAGCGTGCTCGACAGCTACGGCCTGACGTTCGATTTCCCCGGCGGCAGGCAGGCCATCTTCAGCATGATCAAGTACGCACCCTACACCAACAACATGGGAGGCCGGATAATCAACGCGTACGGAGAAAAAGGCTCGGTTGACGTTCAACTCTCCGGCCCCAGCACGATCATCTG encodes:
- a CDS encoding electron transfer flavoprotein subunit alpha/FixB family protein; the encoded protein is MAINVLVAVEVRDGELKKSGREGLGLARQLVEQAGGGEVSAVLAVDSAGGLPQELAAAGADRILVAENPDFANYCPGGHAAAVAAAAGAVSADAVIIPASALGKDLVPRVSARLDAPAASDCIDASCEGGKLTATRPACGGKVQVTVSFAAAPAILCIRTNVFETLPAENSRSAAVEKLAVELGEAELRLKITGVEHTSGERPDVSEADVVISGGRGMQEGENFKLLEQLAASLGAGIGASRAAVDAGWRTHGDQVGQTGKFVSPSLYVACGISGAVQHLAGMLGAKVIVAINKDADAPIFKVANYGIVGDVFEVLPALNEELSKQS
- a CDS encoding FAD-binding protein; its protein translation is MIRPLSDHQFWIFTSGTSGQIKFTSNRSTSDIRQEVNLSEEKFDCIVVGAGPSGIAAAITMARAGLEVVVLERGEFPGSKNLFGGILFTTVLNKLVPEFWKEAPVERHVTSRRFSFLNAESELALDFSSQRFEQPPFNNSFVVLRSKFDRWFSEQAEAAGAEIYPEVVVDDFVRDENGQVKGILARGEGGEHDELLADCVIVAEGANSMLAEKSGLRKQMTAANRVVAVKEIIELGREVVADRFHLEDDQGTAYEFFGDAVLGMIGSGFIYTNKDSISVGVGCTIEDVISQKISPNDLLERFKAHPRVRALVRGGEVLEYSTHMITEDTYDELPEMVGDGLILVGDSAGLVNASIYHEVTNLAMASGVFAGETVIAAREKGDFGKATLQAYRNKLEDSFVLKDMYHFRHVVHFLKHHKQFLNEYPDIFIELMMDYFTVSETPKTQVRKDVIKKFRQRIKMIPFLRDLWAARKAMV
- a CDS encoding class IV adenylate cyclase, yielding MPATSEIELKFPLDSADEVRAGLVRLGFTSAGEVFEANIVFDTPGGELRGRHCLLRLRRDRKVKLTWKEPHEDMELAGRYKAKRESELELSDLETMRHILHRMGFTSEWVYEKYREHFTRPDGAVAELDRLPHIGRFLELEAGPEAMEEVAAALGLDTAEGIKVSYMVVFQQWCEQHGSRLSDMRFEDESGG
- a CDS encoding GntP family permease — protein: MSGPGLLLVLVLLVVIIMLATGRWRADAFLLLIACAFVFGISAGMGIGETLGAINKGFGGTLGGVGLVIIFGAVIGAFLERTGASGSIASAMLRLVGKKRTPLAMSLTGFVVSIPVFCDSGFIVLVPLVKALARKAAAGRLTLAVALATGLYAAHCLVPPTPGPIAAAVTVGADIGRVIVLGLPIALVLAIVGNLWAGRFSGELLPDEQLDQAQPQEMEPAKMPGIGRSVMPIAVPLMLITLGSLFGQGESAAAALIKGIGHPVFALGAGLTLAFALPGGQGERGSWIAAGIKSCAIVLAVTAAGGAFGNVIRLSSLGGYIQEVLGGWQQAGVLVPFVLSAALKSAQGSSTVAMITSAAIVAPLLDTLGLGAGEWGPALAVVAIGCGSMTVSHANDSYFWVVSQMAGIPVPTAYRTYTTATGLMGFTGAVLTLLVSLVLL
- a CDS encoding class I SAM-dependent methyltransferase, translating into MRYLSRSGAMAEHCCPWWMNYLIGSPLRRMMQPPKKLFGDFVKPGMTVLDAGCGMGVFTLALAGMAGQEGLVVAVDLEEKNLAVLTRKALRMGLEQRIETVSCDMGELPLDYNFDFVLAANSVHEVPDIQRFFRRVHGLMNPGGKLLLLEPSFHLSHEEFQRELELAGETGLDVVKHTENRFERKALLTKKK
- a CDS encoding glycosyltransferase, which encodes MEPEVSYLMPACNAAGTIDRAVRSLLAQRNCPSLEVVVVDDGSTDGTRELVTSLAAGDSRVRCVAEPHRGQVAAAVIGQELCRGKYIARLDADDIAHPDRTALQVAMLENDPLLGVVGCRVRYFPRREIQPGLLFYENWLNSLVVEDDKQTRQNILRELFVECPLANPSLMMRACAFREIGGYRDFDGMPEDYDLLFRFAASRWDISAVPEVLHYWRNSVTRASRVQDRYSAESFQRLKFHYLLKLRLESGRRPVSICGAGPVGKSWLKLLQKTGVEIRCLVEVNPRKIGKTIHGVPVVDTARLAGNRERAGLILGAVGQKGARGSVRAQLDPLGFVEGRDYIFIA
- a CDS encoding oxidoreductase, with the protein product MSGSTLLVPPGGVKIQRAALPSLISVPARLILRSLEIPAIINLENFLILHLIFPGSVTMTILIAGFRVLTLLALVIVIAAACSRPQQAQQQGGSSAKSGDSEHHFVVLDPGHFHAALVFKPSGYEGVSDLVGIYAPVGEDFVDHMGRVEPFNSRERDPASWRYQIFLGPDYQEAMLEERFGDIAILSGRNQPKIDRILSCIEGGINVLADKPWVIEKARLPVLEQVIAAARAKGTIAYDIMTGRHDISTHIQGEIIQDEAVFGKLTEGTPDNPAVVKESVHHLYKLVAGRPNKRPWWFFDTSVQGEGLVDVTTHLVDMIFWVLYPGQAIDVERDIEMSSASHWTTVLNAAQFAQITGKEQFPAQFELNGRGELEYYCNGRMNFAVKGVNCAVQVVWNYQAPEGTGDTHYSVVKGTRAHVLFLQGKEQNYHPELYVQAVPGADRTAVGDALEALMGRLSATHYPGIKAVAEGDGRWHLVVPEDVLVQHESQFDKVTQDFLAYLDGKQALPDWEYANLYTKYWVTTSALELARRAE
- a CDS encoding Gfo/Idh/MocA family oxidoreductase, whose translation is MSPADSINRRKFIRNSAVSISAPAVLGLAGTLGAASGDEVRAGFIGTGNRGRTLLNHALKSPGVKIAALCDIDPAALAQAAETASAHKPKTYSYYKNLLEQKDLDAVFVATPPYLHKHMIVDVMDSGHSCYAEKPLALTVEEIEAVVEAANRAKGVLQVGQQLRYHRGFHKLMPRIHGGLLGKIGFLRGQRYADWDGPGSRGAMKWLWSIEQSGDQIVEQSVHELDLINWVMNDHPLRAAGLGGQNIIHEPAGASVLDSYGLTFDFPGGRQAIFSMIKYAPYTNNMGGRIINAYGEKGSVDVQLSGPSTIIWRGENAPDPEKCEEPDVNFGQEAVDDFFRCARTGEKPFCDVETGRIAALTALLGRKAIYEQRVVSWDDLLREGAPVKPLWY